The following coding sequences are from one Bradyrhizobium sp. WSM471 window:
- a CDS encoding tripartite tricarboxylate transporter substrate binding protein, with protein MLRILRNSVFGLVFLSTLLGAAPPASAAYPDRPVHWLIGFSAGGPVDIVARIMAQWLTDRLGQQFIVENRTGSGGNIAAAAAITSPPDGYTLLFVAPNNAISTSLYKKLPFDFLRDTVPVASIMQLTNMLVVSNAFPAKTVQEFIDYCKANPGKISFASSGNGTSVHMSAELFKVMTKCDMVHVPYRGSAIAFPDIISNKVQLIFDNLPSAMEQAKGGNVRALGVTSPQRWPSVPDVPAIAETLPGFESVGFYGISAPKGTPQDVIEILNKAVNEALKDPKLVARLTETGGIPKPMTPAEFGKLVTDETEKWRKVVEFAGVSVD; from the coding sequence ATGTTGCGAATTTTGCGTAACAGTGTTTTCGGGCTGGTTTTCCTTTCAACGCTTTTGGGCGCCGCACCTCCCGCCTCCGCCGCTTATCCCGACCGTCCCGTGCACTGGCTGATCGGCTTTTCCGCCGGCGGCCCGGTCGACATCGTGGCGCGGATCATGGCGCAGTGGCTGACCGACCGCCTCGGCCAGCAGTTCATCGTCGAGAACCGCACCGGCTCCGGCGGCAACATCGCGGCCGCGGCCGCGATCACCTCACCGCCGGACGGCTACACGCTGCTGTTCGTCGCGCCCAACAACGCGATCTCCACCTCGCTCTACAAGAAGCTGCCGTTCGACTTCCTGCGCGACACCGTGCCGGTCGCCAGCATCATGCAGCTCACCAACATGCTGGTCGTCTCCAACGCGTTCCCGGCGAAGACGGTTCAGGAGTTCATCGACTACTGCAAGGCCAATCCCGGAAAGATCTCCTTTGCCTCGTCCGGCAACGGCACCTCGGTGCACATGTCGGCGGAGCTGTTCAAGGTGATGACCAAGTGCGACATGGTGCACGTGCCCTATCGGGGATCTGCGATCGCCTTCCCCGACATCATCTCCAACAAGGTGCAGCTGATCTTCGACAACCTCCCCTCCGCGATGGAGCAGGCCAAGGGCGGCAACGTCCGCGCGCTCGGCGTCACCTCGCCGCAGCGCTGGCCGAGCGTGCCTGACGTGCCGGCGATCGCCGAGACCTTGCCGGGCTTCGAATCGGTCGGCTTCTACGGCATCTCCGCGCCGAAGGGCACGCCGCAGGACGTGATCGAGATCCTCAACAAGGCCGTCAACGAGGCGCTGAAGGACCCGAAGCTGGTCGCGCGCCTCACCGAGACCGGCGGCATCCCCAAGCCGATGACGCCGGCCGAGTTCGGCAAGCTGGTCACCGACGAGACCGAGAAGTGGCGCAAGGTGGTGGAGTTCGCCGGCGTGTCGGTGGACTAG
- a CDS encoding TAXI family TRAP transporter solute-binding subunit, which translates to MRFATTLLLGAALLVSPAAAQTGGNAIPTTTPGLTISLGTATPGGGFPLYGNAFAQAMNAADPQVIIAPRNTKGSNENIPLLEKGELDLALVAGEPAYEAFAGIGRAPVRLKILTAIYSNPGMFVVRADSPYKTIRDLVGQPVAFGAKGSGLPILARYVLDGLGLKQDEDFKAIYLDRAGDGPAMVEDGRVAALWGAGIGWPGFAAVASSASGARFIAPSGEEITRIRAKHAFLKPLTVPAGSYPNQSEPIASLGSWSFVLTREDLPDDVAYRLAKTLHVVEPTFCKQLAQACETTAANTVAAAPKPELIHPGVMKYFREIGVVK; encoded by the coding sequence ATGAGATTCGCGACCACCCTTCTTCTCGGCGCGGCGCTGCTGGTCAGCCCCGCCGCCGCTCAAACCGGAGGCAACGCCATTCCGACCACGACACCCGGCCTGACGATCAGCTTGGGCACCGCGACGCCCGGCGGCGGCTTTCCTCTCTATGGCAACGCCTTTGCGCAAGCGATGAACGCGGCCGATCCGCAAGTGATCATCGCCCCGCGCAACACCAAGGGCAGCAACGAGAACATTCCGCTCTTGGAGAAGGGCGAGCTCGATCTCGCTCTGGTGGCGGGCGAGCCGGCCTATGAAGCCTTCGCCGGCATCGGCCGCGCGCCGGTACGGCTGAAAATTCTCACGGCGATCTATTCCAACCCCGGCATGTTCGTGGTGCGCGCGGACAGTCCGTACAAGACCATCCGCGATCTCGTCGGCCAGCCCGTCGCATTCGGCGCCAAGGGCTCGGGCCTGCCGATCCTGGCGCGCTACGTGCTCGATGGTCTCGGGTTGAAGCAGGACGAGGATTTCAAGGCGATCTATCTCGACCGCGCCGGCGACGGCCCCGCGATGGTCGAGGACGGCCGTGTCGCCGCCCTCTGGGGCGCCGGCATCGGCTGGCCCGGCTTCGCGGCGGTCGCCTCGAGCGCCTCAGGCGCGCGCTTCATCGCGCCCAGCGGCGAGGAGATCACGCGCATCCGCGCCAAGCACGCGTTCCTGAAGCCGCTCACCGTGCCGGCCGGCAGCTACCCGAACCAGTCCGAACCGATCGCCTCGCTCGGGTCCTGGAGTTTTGTGCTGACGCGCGAAGATCTGCCCGACGATGTCGCCTATCGTCTTGCGAAGACGCTTCACGTCGTCGAGCCGACATTCTGCAAGCAGCTCGCGCAAGCCTGCGAGACCACGGCCGCAAACACCGTCGCCGCCGCGCCGAAGCCGGAGCTGATCCATCCAGGCGTGATGAAGTATTTTCGCGAGATCGGGGTGGTGAAGTGA
- a CDS encoding ABC transporter substrate-binding protein, with protein MKPTKFGLPVAAGIAATFLATTFLATTLLPGAAVAQVSDDVVKIGVLTDMNGPASAPTGQGSVTAAQMAIDDFGGTVLGKPISIVVGDHQLKADIGGAIARRWYDVDQVDLIVDVPVSAVGLAVQNMANEKKRLFITHSTGTADFHGKFCSPYAIQWVFDTRALAVGTADAVVKRGGDSWFFITDDYAFGHSLERDASAIVTANGGKVLGSVKPPLATPDLSSFVLQAQASKAKIIGIAAGPPNNMNEIKTGSEFGVFKGGQQMAALLALITDIHGLGLQAAQGLLLTTSFYWDLDDKTREWSKRYFAKMNKMPSMWQAGVYSSVMHYLNAIKDAGTDDPLKVAAKMREKPIEDFFARNGKLREDNLMVHDLWLVQVKTPQESKYPWDYYKILTTISGDKAFGPPDPACAMVKK; from the coding sequence ATGAAGCCAACGAAATTTGGACTGCCGGTGGCTGCCGGCATTGCAGCGACGTTCCTGGCGACGACGTTCCTGGCGACGACGCTGCTGCCGGGCGCCGCAGTGGCGCAGGTGTCCGACGACGTCGTCAAGATCGGTGTGCTTACCGACATGAACGGTCCGGCCTCGGCGCCGACCGGCCAGGGCTCGGTGACGGCGGCGCAGATGGCGATCGACGATTTCGGCGGCACCGTGCTCGGCAAGCCGATCAGCATCGTCGTCGGCGACCACCAGCTCAAGGCCGATATCGGCGGCGCGATTGCACGGCGCTGGTACGACGTCGACCAGGTCGATCTGATCGTCGACGTGCCGGTCTCCGCGGTCGGGCTCGCGGTTCAGAACATGGCCAACGAGAAGAAGCGGCTGTTCATCACCCACTCGACCGGCACCGCCGATTTCCACGGCAAGTTCTGCTCGCCCTATGCGATCCAGTGGGTGTTCGACACCCGCGCGCTCGCGGTCGGCACCGCGGACGCGGTGGTCAAGCGCGGCGGCGACAGCTGGTTCTTCATCACCGACGATTATGCCTTCGGTCATTCGCTGGAGCGCGACGCCTCGGCCATCGTGACCGCCAATGGCGGCAAGGTGCTGGGCTCGGTGAAGCCGCCGCTGGCAACGCCCGACCTCTCTTCGTTCGTGCTGCAGGCGCAGGCCTCCAAGGCCAAGATCATCGGCATCGCGGCGGGTCCGCCGAACAACATGAACGAGATCAAGACCGGCTCCGAGTTCGGCGTGTTCAAGGGCGGCCAGCAGATGGCGGCACTGCTGGCGCTGATCACCGACATCCACGGCCTCGGCCTGCAGGCGGCCCAGGGGCTGTTGCTGACGACGTCGTTCTATTGGGACCTGGACGACAAGACCCGCGAATGGTCGAAGCGCTACTTCGCCAAGATGAACAAGATGCCGTCGATGTGGCAGGCCGGCGTCTATTCGAGCGTGATGCACTATCTCAACGCCATCAAGGACGCCGGCACCGACGATCCGCTCAAGGTCGCAGCCAAGATGCGGGAAAAGCCGATCGAGGATTTCTTCGCCCGCAACGGCAAACTGCGCGAAGACAATCTGATGGTGCACGACCTCTGGCTGGTGCAGGTGAAGACGCCGCAGGAAAGCAAATATCCGTGGGACTATTACAAGATCCTCACGACCATCTCCGGCGACAAGGCGTTCGGTCCGCCGGACCCGGCCTGTGCGATGGTGAAGAAGTGA
- a CDS encoding helix-turn-helix transcriptional regulator, with protein MEFLTTSEAADYLRLGERKLYELVTTGAIPCTKVTGKWLFPRHELDLWVLSGLARPAGMLIAEPPPVVGGSQDELLDWSLRESGSGLGSMSEGSARGLERLQRDEVMAVAVHFHSLDADGNLAADANATVLRDAPDLHDALLVAFVRREQGLVLPPANPKRLRGLSDVLALGAKMAMRQQGTGAQMLLDVLLKRAGASTRDLRRIETPVLTGPDLAEIVRAGQADCGIATRAAARSAGLDFVPLVWENFDLAMRQRSYFRPAMQGLIRFLSEKRLLQRAEELTGYDPSPAGQIRFAG; from the coding sequence ATGGAATTCCTGACGACCAGCGAAGCCGCCGACTATCTTCGGCTCGGCGAACGCAAGCTATACGAACTCGTCACCACCGGTGCGATCCCCTGCACCAAGGTGACCGGAAAGTGGCTCTTCCCGCGGCACGAGCTCGACCTCTGGGTGCTGTCCGGACTGGCGCGTCCGGCCGGCATGCTGATTGCTGAGCCGCCGCCGGTCGTCGGCGGCAGCCAGGACGAGCTTCTGGATTGGAGTCTGCGCGAATCCGGCTCGGGGCTGGGATCGATGAGCGAGGGCAGCGCGCGCGGGCTCGAGCGCTTGCAGCGCGACGAGGTGATGGCCGTGGCGGTGCACTTCCACAGCCTCGATGCCGATGGCAATCTTGCCGCGGACGCCAATGCGACGGTTCTGCGAGACGCTCCGGACCTGCATGATGCATTGCTGGTCGCGTTCGTGCGCCGCGAGCAGGGTCTCGTGCTGCCGCCGGCCAATCCCAAGCGGCTGCGCGGCCTCTCCGACGTGCTCGCGCTCGGGGCCAAAATGGCGATGCGGCAACAGGGCACGGGCGCGCAAATGCTGCTGGATGTGTTGCTGAAGCGCGCCGGCGCCTCGACGCGCGATTTGCGCCGGATCGAGACGCCGGTCCTGACCGGGCCGGATCTCGCCGAGATCGTCCGCGCGGGACAAGCCGATTGCGGAATCGCGACGCGTGCGGCGGCGCGCTCGGCCGGCCTCGATTTCGTGCCGCTGGTCTGGGAGAATTTTGACCTCGCGATGCGGCAGCGCAGCTATTTCCGCCCCGCCATGCAGGGCCTGATCCGGTTCCTCAGCGAAAAGCGGTTGCTCCAGCGCGCCGAGGAGCTGACCGGCTACGATCCCTCCCCCGCCGGACAAATCCGCTTCGCCGGCTGA
- a CDS encoding substrate-binding domain-containing protein, whose amino-acid sequence MAVRRLSVALALFCGLAASVAASSAEERAIVLATTTATQESGLLDYLLPIFRDKTGIEVTVIARRADEVLEGARRGEVDVVLMHARPQEEKFVADGFAAKRFDVMYNDYVLIGPKSDPAGVKGKDIATALKAIEAKGAPFVTRGDRSGTHAAELALWIVAGIDIASTKGGWYREAKQGMASALDAARTAKAYVLSDRGSWIAFRERGDLDIVVEGDKRLLNQYGVMLVNPVKFPNVKKELGQDFIDWLISPAGQAAIAGYKVDGQQLFFPNADKSGG is encoded by the coding sequence ATGGCCGTCCGCCGCCTCTCCGTTGCACTCGCGCTTTTCTGCGGCCTCGCCGCGAGCGTTGCGGCGTCATCCGCGGAGGAACGCGCGATCGTGCTCGCCACGACCACAGCGACGCAGGAGTCCGGCCTGCTCGATTACCTGCTGCCGATCTTCCGTGACAAGACCGGCATCGAGGTGACGGTGATCGCGCGGCGCGCCGACGAGGTCCTCGAGGGGGCACGCAGGGGCGAAGTCGACGTCGTGCTGATGCATGCACGGCCGCAGGAGGAGAAATTCGTGGCCGACGGTTTTGCCGCGAAGCGCTTCGACGTGATGTACAACGATTACGTGCTGATCGGGCCGAAGAGCGATCCCGCCGGCGTCAAGGGCAAGGACATCGCGACCGCGCTGAAGGCGATCGAGGCCAAGGGCGCGCCGTTCGTGACGCGCGGAGACCGCTCGGGCACGCATGCCGCGGAGCTCGCGCTCTGGATCGTCGCCGGCATCGACATCGCGAGCACCAAAGGCGGCTGGTACCGCGAGGCCAAGCAGGGCATGGCTTCCGCCCTCGATGCAGCGCGCACGGCAAAGGCCTATGTGTTGTCCGATCGCGGCAGCTGGATCGCTTTTCGGGAGCGTGGCGATCTCGACATCGTCGTCGAAGGCGACAAGCGTCTGCTCAATCAGTACGGCGTGATGCTGGTGAACCCCGTGAAGTTCCCGAACGTCAAGAAGGAGCTGGGGCAGGACTTCATCGACTGGCTGATCTCGCCCGCCGGGCAGGCGGCGATCGCCGGATACAAGGTCGACGGACAACAGCTGTTCTTCCCCAATGCGGACAAGTCGGGCGGCTGA
- a CDS encoding molybdopterin-binding protein — protein MTQRLPPSLTPLDSALAALLTGCDPLAPVELPLGEAAGCIAAGNPLLAARPSRDVAAADGWALRANDLVGASSYSPLALARARAWVDAGDAMPAGCDCVLDADAVELSGPLVQVLAEGVPGQGVRRAGSDIDGRTPAAADGYPVGPGALLLARAAGLDRLNVRRPRLRIVNVPGATGTMHLIAEIARAAGLDVHTSEAGARDAGSIAEAFGVPTCDLLLTIGGSGVGRNDAAVTALAQRGDVIAHGLALQPGRTAAVGRLGTVPVVALPGSPDHALAVWLALVLPLVERLSARLPRRQLTLPLARKIASSVGIAEMVLLAEEHHAWVPLAVGEWPLQAMAGADAWLLVPASHEGFPASAPVDAYLMRE, from the coding sequence ATGACCCAGCGCCTGCCGCCATCGCTGACGCCGCTCGACTCCGCGCTCGCCGCGTTGCTGACAGGGTGTGATCCGCTCGCGCCGGTGGAGTTGCCGCTGGGCGAAGCGGCCGGCTGCATCGCGGCCGGCAATCCGCTGCTCGCGGCGCGACCGTCCCGTGACGTCGCTGCCGCCGATGGCTGGGCGTTACGCGCCAATGATCTGGTCGGCGCGTCCTCCTATTCACCGCTAGCTCTCGCAAGAGCGCGCGCCTGGGTCGATGCCGGCGACGCGATGCCGGCGGGATGCGACTGTGTGCTCGATGCCGACGCAGTCGAGCTGTCTGGTCCGCTCGTCCAGGTGTTGGCGGAGGGCGTGCCGGGGCAGGGCGTCAGGCGCGCTGGAAGTGATATCGACGGACGCACGCCTGCCGCGGCAGATGGGTATCCGGTCGGTCCTGGCGCTCTGCTGCTCGCGCGCGCCGCCGGACTGGACCGACTGAACGTGCGCCGTCCGCGGCTGCGCATTGTCAATGTACCAGGCGCAACGGGGACCATGCATCTGATTGCGGAGATCGCTCGCGCCGCAGGACTGGATGTGCACACGAGCGAGGCCGGCGCGCGAGACGCGGGATCGATCGCGGAGGCGTTTGGCGTGCCCACCTGCGATCTCCTGCTGACGATCGGCGGCAGCGGTGTCGGTCGCAACGATGCAGCGGTCACGGCGCTGGCCCAGCGTGGTGACGTGATCGCCCATGGTCTTGCGCTCCAGCCCGGACGCACCGCCGCGGTCGGGCGGCTCGGAACCGTTCCTGTCGTCGCCTTGCCGGGATCGCCGGATCATGCGCTTGCGGTCTGGCTTGCGCTCGTGCTGCCGCTCGTCGAGCGGCTGTCGGCGCGGCTGCCGCGCCGACAGTTAACTTTGCCGCTCGCGCGCAAGATTGCATCCAGCGTCGGTATCGCCGAAATGGTTCTGCTGGCGGAGGAACATCATGCGTGGGTGCCGCTTGCGGTAGGAGAATGGCCGCTCCAGGCAATGGCCGGTGCGGATGCATGGCTGCTTGTTCCCGCCAGCCACGAGGGATTTCCAGCAAGCGCGCCGGTCGATGCCTATCTGATGCGGGAATGA
- a CDS encoding molybdopterin biosynthesis protein, producing MTMIPQSQTRSALEQEQFLKILSREDALARFEAELFPRALLSETRKLGAALGASLAEDITAPIDVPPFDRSNVDGFAVRSADLATAGEGAPVRLGLNGETIHCGTVPALQVEAGTATPIATGGPLPRGADAVVMVEHTQPAGSGAIDVRRAASPGQFISYAGSDIARGEALLRAGTIIGSREVGMLAACGLAEASVVRKPRVAVISTGDELVQPGEVLAPAAIYDTNGAIVTAAIDENGGEAVFLGAIPDDEAQLEAAMRRALADADMLVLSGGTSKGAGDLSHRIIGRLGQPGIIAHGIALKPGKPLCLAVCDGKPVVILPGFPTSAMFTFHDMIVPMLRKMAGLPPRSDAKVNATVPVRIASELGRTEFVMVSLVGGKDGLIAYPSGKGSGAITSFAQADGFLRIDALADQMPAGTEAEVTLFTPHVRVPDLVIVGSHCTGLDLVTAQLAHAGLTVRSIAVGSLGGLAAARRGECDLAPIHLFDDKSETYNTPYLIEGLELVPGWRRMQGIVFRKGDKRFEGHSARDAVVAALADPSCIMVNRNQGAGTRILIDRLLGGARPEGYWNQPRSHNAVAAAVAQHRADWGMTIAPVAHAVGLGFIPLAEEHYDFALVTARKQRPAVQAFLAALSSDEARAALERAGFRPA from the coding sequence ATGACGATGATCCCGCAATCGCAAACCCGCAGCGCGCTCGAGCAGGAGCAGTTCCTCAAGATCCTTTCCCGCGAGGACGCCTTGGCTCGCTTCGAGGCCGAGCTGTTCCCGCGCGCTCTTTTGAGCGAAACGCGCAAACTCGGTGCTGCGCTCGGTGCGTCGCTCGCTGAAGACATCACTGCGCCGATCGACGTGCCGCCGTTCGACCGTTCCAATGTCGACGGTTTTGCGGTGCGCTCAGCGGACCTTGCGACAGCCGGCGAAGGCGCGCCGGTTCGGCTCGGGCTGAATGGCGAGACCATTCACTGCGGCACCGTACCGGCGCTGCAAGTGGAGGCGGGAACGGCAACGCCGATTGCCACCGGTGGTCCGCTGCCGCGCGGTGCCGATGCCGTGGTCATGGTCGAGCATACCCAGCCGGCGGGATCGGGTGCGATCGACGTCCGTCGCGCGGCCTCGCCCGGGCAATTCATATCCTACGCAGGGTCCGATATCGCGCGCGGCGAGGCGCTGCTGCGCGCCGGCACGATCATCGGCTCGCGCGAGGTCGGCATGCTGGCGGCCTGCGGTCTTGCCGAGGCGAGCGTGGTGCGCAAACCTCGTGTTGCCGTGATCTCCACCGGTGACGAACTGGTTCAGCCGGGCGAGGTGCTCGCGCCCGCTGCGATCTACGACACCAACGGCGCGATCGTCACTGCTGCGATCGACGAGAACGGCGGTGAGGCGGTTTTCCTCGGCGCCATTCCCGACGACGAAGCCCAGCTCGAAGCCGCCATGCGCCGTGCGCTGGCGGACGCCGACATGCTGGTGCTCTCCGGCGGCACGTCGAAAGGCGCGGGCGATCTCTCCCATCGCATCATAGGCCGGCTCGGCCAGCCCGGCATCATCGCGCATGGCATTGCGCTCAAGCCCGGGAAGCCGCTGTGCCTTGCGGTGTGCGACGGCAAGCCGGTGGTGATCCTGCCGGGTTTTCCGACCTCCGCGATGTTCACCTTCCACGACATGATCGTGCCAATGCTGCGCAAAATGGCCGGACTGCCGCCGCGCTCCGATGCCAAGGTGAACGCGACCGTGCCGGTGCGCATTGCTTCCGAGCTCGGCCGCACCGAATTCGTCATGGTCTCGCTGGTCGGAGGCAAGGACGGCTTGATCGCCTATCCCTCCGGAAAGGGGTCGGGTGCGATCACGTCGTTCGCGCAGGCCGACGGTTTTCTGCGCATCGACGCGCTCGCCGACCAGATGCCGGCCGGAACCGAGGCCGAGGTGACGCTGTTCACGCCACATGTGCGGGTGCCCGATCTCGTCATCGTCGGCAGCCATTGCACCGGGCTCGATCTCGTCACGGCGCAACTCGCGCATGCCGGCCTGACCGTGCGTTCGATCGCCGTCGGTAGTCTCGGCGGACTTGCGGCGGCGCGGCGCGGTGAATGCGATCTGGCGCCGATCCATCTGTTCGACGACAAGAGCGAGACCTACAATACGCCTTACCTGATCGAGGGGCTTGAGCTCGTGCCGGGCTGGCGGCGGATGCAGGGCATCGTGTTCCGCAAGGGCGACAAGCGTTTCGAAGGCCACAGTGCGAGGGACGCCGTCGTCGCGGCGCTCGCTGATCCCTCCTGCATCATGGTCAACCGCAATCAAGGCGCCGGCACGCGCATCCTGATCGATCGTTTGCTCGGTGGTGCGCGCCCGGAGGGCTACTGGAACCAGCCACGCTCGCACAACGCGGTGGCCGCGGCGGTCGCACAGCACCGCGCCGACTGGGGCATGACCATTGCTCCGGTCGCCCATGCGGTAGGCCTCGGTTTCATTCCGCTCGCGGAGGAGCATTATGACTTTGCGCTGGTGACGGCACGCAAGCAGCGGCCTGCGGTGCAGGCCTTTCTCGCCGCACTCAGCTCGGACGAGGCGCGTGCCGCACTGGAGCGCGCGGGATTCCGGCCGGCGTAG
- the mobA gene encoding molybdenum cofactor guanylyltransferase MobA, whose protein sequence is MSRRNRPSTSARVKVVTISFPSTQGVLLAGGLARRMGGGDKPMRTIGGRTILERVIARLSPQCSGLILNANGDPARFAAFGLQVVADDVPGFPGPLAGILAALDWTAANRPEVEWVLSAAGDCPFLPRDLVARLHKERLAANAELAVAASDGQSHPVIGLWRVGLRDELRHALVVEDLRKIDRWTARYPLATVTWPTEPLDPFFNANTVEDIAEAERLAALDAAS, encoded by the coding sequence ATGTCGAGGAGGAATCGGCCAAGCACAAGCGCAAGGGTGAAGGTGGTGACGATTAGCTTTCCGAGCACGCAAGGCGTGCTGCTCGCCGGCGGCCTCGCCCGGCGCATGGGCGGCGGCGACAAGCCGATGCGCACCATCGGCGGCCGCACCATCCTGGAACGCGTGATCGCGCGCCTATCGCCCCAATGCAGCGGGCTGATCCTCAATGCCAACGGCGATCCCGCCCGCTTCGCCGCGTTCGGTTTGCAGGTCGTCGCCGACGACGTGCCCGGCTTTCCCGGTCCGCTCGCCGGCATCCTTGCCGCGCTCGACTGGACCGCCGCGAACCGGCCTGAGGTGGAATGGGTGCTCAGTGCCGCCGGCGACTGCCCGTTCCTGCCGCGCGATCTGGTCGCGCGCTTGCACAAAGAACGCCTCGCCGCGAATGCCGAGCTCGCCGTCGCGGCATCGGACGGCCAGTCGCATCCGGTGATAGGCTTGTGGCGCGTTGGTTTGCGCGACGAACTGCGTCACGCGCTAGTGGTCGAAGACCTCCGCAAGATCGACCGCTGGACCGCGCGCTACCCGCTCGCGACGGTGACGTGGCCGACCGAGCCGCTCGATCCGTTCTTCAATGCCAACACGGTCGAGGATATCGCGGAAGCCGAGCGGCTGGCCGCGCTGGATGCGGCGTCTTAA
- the fdhD gene encoding formate dehydrogenase accessory sulfurtransferase FdhD, with protein sequence MMKIDKAPAPLIVPDTDDPRLTESVTGTDQSGARIEIKVPVERPLTLYLNSQEIVTMMTIGDYPEYLALGYLLNQNMLKYNDAVTDVEYDDDLQVVVVRTEHHTNFEAKLKKRTQTSGCAQGTAFGDLLEAVESVALPKAELRTSWLYQMTQTINTMPSLYLEAGAIHGCVLCREGDPLCYTEDVGRHNAVDKIAGWMYRHGVDASDKILYTTGRLTSEMVIKTVRMGIPILVSRSGFTAWGVDLARQVGLTLVGRARGKRFIALSGEERIVYDQNLAYVEEESAKHKRKGEGGDD encoded by the coding sequence ATGATGAAGATCGACAAAGCCCCAGCGCCCCTGATCGTCCCTGACACCGACGACCCGCGCCTCACCGAGAGCGTGACCGGGACCGACCAGTCCGGCGCCAGGATCGAGATCAAGGTGCCGGTGGAGCGCCCGCTGACGCTCTACCTGAATTCGCAGGAGATCGTCACCATGATGACGATCGGCGACTATCCGGAATATCTGGCGCTGGGCTATTTGCTCAACCAGAACATGCTGAAATACAACGACGCGGTCACCGATGTCGAATACGACGACGACCTCCAGGTGGTGGTGGTGCGCACCGAGCACCACACCAATTTCGAGGCCAAGCTGAAGAAGCGCACGCAGACATCGGGCTGCGCGCAGGGCACCGCCTTCGGCGATCTGCTGGAGGCGGTCGAGAGCGTCGCGTTGCCGAAGGCGGAGCTGCGCACCTCCTGGCTCTACCAGATGACTCAGACCATCAACACCATGCCCTCGCTCTATCTGGAGGCCGGCGCGATCCACGGCTGCGTGCTGTGCAGGGAGGGCGATCCGCTCTGCTACACCGAGGATGTCGGCCGTCACAACGCCGTCGACAAGATCGCGGGCTGGATGTACCGCCACGGCGTCGATGCCTCCGACAAGATCCTCTACACTACGGGACGGCTCACCTCGGAGATGGTGATCAAGACGGTCCGCATGGGAATTCCGATCCTGGTGTCGCGCTCCGGCTTCACCGCCTGGGGCGTCGATCTCGCCCGGCAGGTGGGCTTGACGCTGGTCGGCCGCGCGCGCGGCAAACGGTTCATCGCGTTGTCAGGCGAGGAGCGCATCGTCTACGACCAGAACCTCGCTTATGTCGAGGAGGAATCGGCCAAGCACAAGCGCAAGGGTGAAGGTGGTGACGATTAG
- the mobB gene encoding molybdopterin-guanine dinucleotide biosynthesis protein B, with product MKVIGLAGWSGAGKTTLLTRLIPHFNALGLRVSVIKHAHHQFDVDVPGKDSWRHREAGAAEVLVASSNRWALMHELRGAAEPRLPELLSKLSAVDLVLVEGFKREPHRKIEVHRAANDKPLLFPDDPGIFGIAADVAIETRLPTVHLDDIAAAAELLLRAAMPVEEAVAKSAAMR from the coding sequence ATGAAAGTCATCGGCCTTGCAGGCTGGAGCGGTGCGGGCAAGACCACGCTGTTGACGCGGCTGATCCCGCATTTCAATGCGCTTGGCTTGCGCGTCTCGGTCATCAAGCATGCGCATCACCAGTTCGACGTCGACGTTCCCGGCAAGGACTCCTGGCGCCATCGCGAGGCCGGCGCGGCCGAGGTGCTGGTTGCTTCGTCAAATCGCTGGGCGCTGATGCACGAGTTGCGCGGGGCGGCAGAGCCGCGTCTGCCGGAACTGTTGAGCAAATTGTCGGCTGTCGATCTCGTCCTGGTCGAGGGTTTCAAGCGCGAGCCGCATCGCAAGATCGAGGTGCATCGCGCCGCCAACGACAAGCCGCTGCTGTTTCCCGATGACCCCGGAATTTTCGGAATCGCGGCCGATGTCGCCATTGAAACCCGACTGCCGACCGTCCATCTCGACGATATCGCCGCGGCCGCGGAATTGCTGCTGCGCGCGGCGATGCCGGTCGAGGAAGCGGTCGCGAAAAGCGCTGCGATGCGTTGA